One Triticum dicoccoides isolate Atlit2015 ecotype Zavitan chromosome 5B, WEW_v2.0, whole genome shotgun sequence genomic window carries:
- the LOC119310359 gene encoding phosphatidylglycerophosphate phosphatase PTPMT1-like yields the protein MKIRELDDGSEELEGWEAVEAEPRSAEADESWVKVEGAGRGRSGSGSGEADPSEREEVGVSRVDGGEAEPWEREEVGVSRVEGGEVEPWGWEWEWEEVGGSCVSGEQDGVWGVSGEPDGVRGAHEMPPALPSEQEEERCVGDEMVSDGRDEVGSLGVKRAFVEVFARALFYPTVMLNYGRSLIEPDFHWWDRIDKDIWIGAVPFPSHVPRLKKLGITGVVALTERFETLVSKFAYELHGMDHLEIPTTDYLYAPSKENIDKALDFIHSNQS from the exons ATGAAGATACGGGAGCTGGATGACGGTTCGGAGGAGCTCGAGGGGTGGGAGGCGGTCGAAGCGGAGCCGCGGTCGGCGGAGGCCGACGAGAGCTGGGTGAAGGTGGAGGGGGCGGGGCGTggccgcagcggcagcggcagcggcgaggcggATCCCTCGGAGCGGGAGGAGGTAGGGGTCAGCCGcgtcgacggcggcgaggcggagccCTGGGAGCGGGAGGAGGTAGGGGTCAGCCGCGTCGAAGGCGGCGAGGTGGAGCCCTGGGGCTGGGAGTGGGAGTGGGAGGAGGTGGGGGGCAGCTGCGTCAGCGGCGAGCAGGACGGGGTGTGGGGCGTCAGCGGCGAGCCAGACGGGGTGAGGGGCGCCCATGAGATGCCCCCGGCGCTTCCCTCCGAGCAGGAGGAGGAGAGGTGCGTCGGCGACGAGATGGTCTCTGACGGGCGTGATGAGGTGGGCAGCTTAGGCGTCAAGCGTGCGTTCGTGGAGGTGTTCGCCAGGGCGCTCTTCTATCCGACGGTGATGCTCAACTACGGCCGCAGCTTGATCGAGCCCGACTTCCACTGGTGGGATCGCATCGACAAG GATATTTGGATAGGAGCAGTTCCCTTTCCCAGTCACGTGCCACGGTTGAAGAAACTAGGAATAACTGGGGTTGTCGCATTGACCGAGCGGTTCGAAACTCtggtttcaaaatttgcatatgag CTTCATGGAATGGATCACCTCGAGATTCCCACTACAGATTACCTCTATGCTCCCTCAAAAGAAAATATCGACAAAGCATTGGATTTTATCCACAGTAA CCAGAGTTGA